The nucleotide sequence AGCTGCAGCCAACTCCGCTTCATGTCTGGAACAAACAAATAGCAAGTTAGATGGATGATCCATGTTATCATATACATTCAATAGCTTCATTGTCAAGTGGCATAAGGAAGAGATGGACACAGTGGGGACTTGAACTTGCTATGAATACATAAGTGCTGAAAATTGGCTTAGATGTTAACGGCAGTTCTCGGTGATAAGGTGACAGAGTTAACGGCATTGGATATGGGTCATGATATGCATACATTAATAAGATTGATGATTAGGTAAAAAAAGACAAACAGCAATCATATACTACACAAGGATAAGGTCATTTGACTATACGTAAGATATGGTATAAAATAGATCTTAACAATTTTTAGGCAATTATATATGCAATTTAAAGTTCCGACAACTACAAAGCATTTTAGAATGCTCAATACAAATTGTACTCAGATAAACAATTTAATGACAGAAATTCATCTCATCGTTGATCAAAAGTACAACATGCATTAAAATGGTCATCTTGGTAAGTGCCCCTTTaagatacccctcaagtctccaaaaaaaaagaaagaaatttagATTGACTATTCAAAAACCAAACATGTGAACGAATATATGTGACTGACTCATATCCAGAAAGTGACAACCAGTAACAAATCCGATAAACATGTAATTAAGATTTCAAAAAGTGATTTGAGTCATAATAAAATAATCAACTGCACTTACTGTTGCTGTGCGACAAGGTCAATCTGGACTTCTGGAGGCGCAAGAGCAGGTGATTCGACAAAGTGAAGGTTTTGGTCCCTGCAAATGAATTTGTCATCAGTTTTACCTTATAGAGATATCTCAATGTAATCCTTACACCATAATAACATGCATTTACCCAGCAAGTTTTCTAGCAAGATAAAGGAAGGGCTTCTCAAAGTTGTAATTGCTCTTTGCCGAAATCTCATAATATTGAAGGTTCTTCTTCCTGTGGAATGTAACTTGCTTTGCTTTAACCTGCCTGTTCTTCACATCAACCTTGTTTCCACAGAGAACAATAGGAATATTCTCACAGACCCTGGTTTTTGAGACAAATAGGATAGTTACACATTTTAAATTGTAAGTGACAAGAATTTTGTGCTCATTTAGTTCAAAGTGTCTTGTCAAAAGACCTGCATAGATCCCGGTGCCATGTCGGGACATTTTTGTATGTTAACCTGGCGGTGACATCGAACATGATAATAGCACATTGACCATGAATGCTGTCGACAAATGAATTGTAGCAGTCAAATAAAGACAAAAATAATCCATGCAATAACAATTACTGCAAATCATTAATGTGACTAATCATATTGGCAGCCAAAAGGTGACAAACAATTTtgtgtaatcctcaaacaataacAGAAAATATGatcttaaatttataaaaaaaaatccaattagCAACCTTGCCACACCACAATACATCATCTTAAATGAGAGGACACAGTTTCCATAATCCAAAAACTTACTAGTCAGACACCCATAAAATATTGCATCACAACATTTTCTGCTCTATCTCATTGGTTATTCACATTGTAGCTTGTATTACAACATATTTAGTTCTATTTGACCACTTATGATCCTTAGCATTATGATCAATTCCCATAACAAATCCAAAACATTCATATTTCCAATGCATCTACTAATCTGGATTGCACAAGAGCAATAATGTAAGAGATCTCAAATAATTTTGCAATCACATCCAAATAAACAAGACCAAGTGCCGCATTTTAAGTTGTTACAATGTAACATCTATGTAGTTTCAAATGTAATTAGCCTTCTTCTCATGCAAAAATTCTCTTCTTATTCTTGACTATTTATAGACCAAGACACAGGGTAACTTGAATGCCCAACTATTGCCTTCTCAAAATCATGGTACCTATTCATTAATCTTTAAAGTTCTACATTAACAATTTATTTTTCCTCCATCTGAAATAGATTTTAGAAGAAAGGAGTCCACAAAAAGTTGAGGAAAATGATGTTTCTCCAAAACACACATTATAACTATCTAGCACAAATAACTGAGCTTCCAAATAGTCAGATAAGCAACAGTACTATTTGTAAGTCTTTGTATCGGCTAATGAACCTGAATTGGGTACAATGTGAGCTAAGTTAACAGATTAGGAAGTAATTTAGCATTCAAAGTGGGCTAACTAATAAAAGAATTACCACAAGATCTGTCATTTAGAAAATAGAAACAGCAACAGGTGCAATACATCTATTGACTAGAAAGCACATCCGTGAACACATTACGATCAAACTAAAAATAGAAGGGCCCACGACATACTAGTATCCATCCCTGAGACCACCAAATTTCTCTTGGCCAGCTGTGTCCCAGCAATAGAATCTGATCTTCCCACAGTTTGTAAAGAAATCCAACGGATGGACCTCAACACCAATGGTAGCTAAAAAAATCCAAGACAATTTTATCCATAatcagcaacaaaaaaaaaaaagaaatgtctgAAGATTTGCCATGATACTCACGCTCATACTTCTTCTCGAATTCACCAGTAAGATGCCTCTTCACAAAGGTAGTTTTCCCTGTACATAGCATAAGCAAAGCATAGGATTAAGTGCAAAAGCAGAGATATAAGAATTAATTTCTTCTTTTGCACTTAAGATCACTGTTAAGGGAAGCGAAAACTATGAATCAAAAAGAACGTTTATTTGTTGCATTACTATAACAAATGGGAGAGATAGATTCCTGCCAATTCTCAAGCCCCAGTTTATAATCTGATCAATGTTATGCACAGTGATTAACTAATAGCGAATACCAAAAAATACATCAAATTTAACAGGCATTGATAACAACAGGATTAACAATAAATTCCAGCCACGTCCCtcgaaaaagacaaaaaaaaaaaatcaggaatttcatgcataaaaatattttaaaaaagaacACGGCAAATTTGTTCCGATATGTCTATGCGattgattaaagcagaaagaCCATCATTTCTAGCAATGAGAATAAGTACAAAGAAACTCATTTGTGCTCAATAAATCAAAAGTCAAAGGGTTAAATATATAAAAGGAGACGAAGAACAGGAAATTGCACCAGTTCCTCCATCACCAACGAGAACGAGTTTAAAGCTCGGGTAATCGACAGTTTGCTGGTTCGGCAATGCCTGAAAATGATAGCAGAGATCAGAAAGGCAAACATATACCCCACAGGTCTCCAGCTAATAGAAGAATAACAGAGGAAACGGATCTGAAACCCACCATAAGAACACTTCTAAAAGGGGAAGTACGAGAACGAAAGCGAAATGTGGAGAACGGACGTATATAAATTTCAACAGCGACGCCAAACCCTAAACGGTTCACAGATTTCCGTTTCCCACCCCATTCGGCTTCATTTGAACGCGACTCTCTCGGCCGTCGGATTCTTTGATCGCGCCGCTTTGATGAAAAAGTATTTAATCCGAGCGACGTACGTCCGCGTCTTCTTGTCTTCTCTTTCCTTTTCCAAAGACGGTCGCGTCCACGTGCGTTTATCTCGATGATTTCAAAAAATGGGTCACCTGTGATCACGGAGGTTGCGTTCGAACACGAATCTTAACTCGTTCTCATTGTACAGATCTTAACTTGTTTCCGGGGCGAGTTACCGAACTGTTCTGCGTTGGATGTGATCCACGTTAGCCGATTTTTGAGATTCACGAATAACTTGATTCACTGACATAAGATTCGTGCTTGAGGCCATTGTTTCTGAAGGGGAGGGTTTCGGATCCTCTTTTGTACGTTCGGTGTGATCCGCGTCCGCGGTTCTTCGAGATTCACGAAAGAGTAAATAACTTATTGACGGATTTAAGATTCGTGCCAGAACCAAGCGTGCTCTCCCATCACGGAAGGTTCTTCGTTACCCTGTGTGCCTTGTTGTGGCTGAGACAGCTCCCGGTGTACCCCATAAGAGCCCCCGATTAAACAGATCTGGAAAACGACGGCGATACGTGGCTTACAGCCGAGCGGCGGCGTAGACAGGCGGAGGCGAGGAGACGGTCCCTGCTGAGCCACTCCTTCCCTTCCTCCTAATCTCTCACGCTTCGCCAGCGGCGGCGGACGATCTCACGTCCTATTGTAACACCTATCGGGGCTCTTTTCTTGAATTCTCATTGTATCAACCCACCAGCTGTCAATTCACACGGCAGCAGCATCTTTATAAACGTATGGTTTTTTGGCTTCTGATGATCCATCAAAAGTCGATACAGTTTGAATAGA is from Musa acuminata AAA Group cultivar baxijiao chromosome BXJ1-6, Cavendish_Baxijiao_AAA, whole genome shotgun sequence and encodes:
- the LOC135675641 gene encoding GTP-binding nuclear protein Ran-3-like, translating into MALPNQQTVDYPSFKLVLVGDGGTGKTTFVKRHLTGEFEKKYEPTIGVEVHPLDFFTNCGKIRFYCWDTAGQEKFGGLRDGYYIHGQCAIIMFDVTARLTYKNVPTWHRDLCRVCENIPIVLCGNKVDVKNRQVKAKQVTFHRKKNLQYYEISAKSNYNFEKPFLYLARKLAGDQNLHFVESPALAPPEVQIDLVAQQQHEAELAAAAAQPLPDDDDDLFI